TCCACCGGAAAATTCTTCAAGACTGTATGGACCAATGAAGGAGTTGTTATCAGAAGAAAATCCTCCAATTTATCGGGAAACTACGGTGAAAGATTTTGTTGCGGATTACTTCACGAAAGGGCTGAACGGGGTCCCTGCACTGGAATATTTTAAGATATGAAGCTAGGCCATGGATATATATGTAGGGTCTAACTAGGTTTATGCAGCAATGAATCTATatattgtgagatcccacatcgaccaaacggagagggggtgatgtgccttatatggcacacctcgcatcctcatagcgggaggccttttgggagctcactggcttcgggttcgtaggaactccgaagttaagcgagttggaggctggagcaatcccaggatgggtgggctggtgagaatgtagccaggctcaaagcggacaatatcctgctacggcggagccggtccggggtgtgacataTATGCTCTTGTTCAAAAGGAATGCAATAAATTTTTCTTATCGATCAGAATATTATggcccgtttgataaccattttaattttattttttattttttattttttgtgctaaaGTAATAAAAGGAAGAATGGAATtgaggatgagattgagagaaaTGATGAGAGGGGATGATGGAAGGAAGgaataacaaaagtgaaaacaaaaacttgaaatgaaaacaacttcaaatagctttcagtttttaaattttgttttcagttttgttactcctccccCTCATCTTTCCCTCTTATCTTCCTtctcaatctcatctcaactctcattctttttcctctatattttagcacaaaaaataaaaactaaaatttaaaattgaaatagttATCTTAATTTGTGAAGACAGATCCACGTTAAATCCTACCACCACAGCCACACAATTGCCAATTAATTGTCTTCCCATGTCCCTCTAGAAGGAAGAATAAATGGTGGTTATAGCCAAACATTGTTGACTTTAGTAAGTCCATTAACATAAGCTAGCACATGTAAacttccatatatatatatatatatgatgcaATTGAAATAGCCTTCAGGCAAAGCTTCTCTTCTGCATTTGAAGCACTATAAGTTACCTGATTTAATGGTGTCCGGGAACTCAAGAAACCAAGACCGTCTTCAACAGCTAAAGGCCTTTGACGAGTCTAAAGCTGGTGTCAAAGGGATAGTCGATGGTGGCATCACAAAAATCCCACCAATTTTCGTCCGGCCACAGGAAGATTCCGCAGGCGACGGCCCAAGTTCCGGCCAACCaacccaaacccaattcaGTATTCCGGTCGTGGACCTCGCTGACACTGCCGGCAGGCATGATGACGTAGTTGCCAGAGTCCGCCTGGCTGCGGAGACCGTTGGGTTCTTCCAGGTGGTGAACCATGGAATACCCAAGAGAGTGTTGAAGGAGATGTTGAAGGCCGCGCGTGATTTCCACGAGCTGCCAAGGGAGGTGAAGGCTGAGTACTATAGGACAGGACCTGGCTGGACGGTCAAGTTTGGGAGTAACTTTGATTTGTATAAGTCAAGGTTTGCTAATTGGAGGGACAGTCTGCTTTGTGTTATGGGTCCTGATCCTATTGATCCTCAAGAATTTCCCGTGGTTTGCAGGTACATTATTGAGTGAACATATAATTGGTGAATAAATTTGATGCCTCCACATGATTGATTCAATTGATTGTATACTAATAGTTTGTTAACATAACATGCCATATCGAGTGTGTTTCTGATAGATTAACTAACATTTTGACAACATATTTTTGTTAAGGCATATTTTTGTTTAGATATGTTATAAATACGGAACActgatttatgattttttgtttttgggtttaattTGCAGAGACATAACTATGGAGTACTCCGAACAAGTTGACAAACTAGGTGTCACTTTGTTTGAATTGCTATCAGAGGCACTTGGGCTCAAATCTGAGTACCTTATAGGCATGGATTGTGCAAAAGGGCCTGTTATTGTTAGCCACTACTATCCTCCATGCCCTGAGCCTGAGCTGACAATGGGAACTAGCCAACACTCAGATCCTTCTTTTCTCACCATTCTACTTCAAGACCATGTTGGTGGGCTCCAGGTTCTGTGTGAAAACCAGTGGATTGATGTTCCTCCTGTGGCTGAAGCTCTTGTAGTGAACATTGGAGATCTTTTGCAGGCAACCACCCTAATATATTTCTCAGCTTACAAATGGATTGTGACATTGAATTTAGCAttctattttgaaaatattgttTCTAACGCTTGTGTTTTGGTGCAGCTAATCTCAAACGACAAGTTCATAAGCGTCAACCACAGAGTCTTGGCTAAAAACGAAGGACCAAGAATTTCTGTGGGATGTTTTTTCAGACATTTTTCACCGGGGAATTCGTTGTCAAGACTTTACGAGCCAATCAATGAGTtgacatcaaaagaaaatcccCCAATTTACCGACAAACCACTTTGAATGATTTTCTTGTGTACTACTACAAGAAAGGCCTCAATGGGGTCTCTGCACTTGACTATTTCAAGCTCTGAATTAGGCcatgtatatatgtttatgCAATAATAATTAATCAGTCTCTTATGTATCACAAATATGTGATTGAGTTGAAGGGTCTAGTACgttttagttttcaatgtACATGTAATACAATACAGTTTCCTCATAAATCTGAATATTAATTCATGGACTTTGGAAATTTAGCTTCTTTTttacaagaaatatttgttaaTTCTAAAATTACAGATATTCAAccgaaggaaaaaaagaaaagagactAATATTTTTTGAGTATAagcaatagtctaaattaGAGGCAGGGGGATTTCACATACAACTATGATGTCATGGAAATTCAAACCTAAGACCATTGATATGCAGATCAATGCCCTTTTCCAATAGGCCGGATCTCGTTGGCGAAAGAGACTAATattagaaaaacaagaaaggtGCTTTTCTATACATTCAATTCAACATCACCAACCAAGGGCGGATCCATGCTTGGGCTAGAGTGGGCTCTAGCCCAGTGTTGACTTTGGAGAGAAATAAATTAGGCTTAGTTGTGTAAACTCaatccaaaataaattaaataatagcCCACCACTTTTTCTAGAAAGCATCCACCATCTACAGCCAAATACCTTAATACGtgaattactaatttttttttttctccctctcttcttTGGTTTATTCCGCTTTTGATTTGCTAAAATTATGTTTATATGTCTCtcggattttgtttttttcgaaTTTATTGATGTTGCTTCTTtgggaaattttgaaatatggACCTTCCCTAACTAAACCACACCATTGAGCCAAAGTCCTCGAGCTTCAAATTGTTCTTCGTCTTAGCCtctaaattttgatttttctaggttttctttgtttgttgtaGGTTTCTTTGTTCAAATATCTCTCTGAAAatagtttttaatttgaaggaaatataTTGAATTAGGCAAAAAGTATACCACTTTCATTAATCTGAAGGAAAtattgctttatatatatacagtctcATTcaattgagggatccctcaaataattttatttgtggGACACTCTTTAAGGTACCCTACAAATGTTTTTTTCCAACAATtgaaaccatctattttttaagtcttttttttatagatcatccttgaaaaaaattagacaaatcagaaACCATTTAGACATCTAAtggtgtcctacaaaatcaatgaacacggtgcttcaaaaaagtactaaaatttcaataatttaattaagtgatcaaattatattggattcaagtgattttttgtagagattatctttgaatgaatatctacaaaaatagacggttttgattaatgaaatacaatatatGATGGGCCAtacaagggtgtccctcaaataaacttattcgAAGAATCCCTCAACCGAAGCTCacagtatatatatagacagtcccgatctcttggaccacaggagtccaagagattgtggtcacccaccgttggatattaatccaatggttcaaaaaaatttcttaaaaggagtgcaagagtgagtgaaccaacggtgagtgaacacaaatctcttggacccctgtagtccaagatatcaggactatatatatatatagagtctTTCTCTTATCCGGATGTCCGGATTGTTTAGCATGCGTACCTCAATGTTTCTTCAGTTTTCTCCTCTTATATATGCTGCCAAATCACAAGCCACTACActgttatataaaaatatccaGTCGGTGCTGTAGAAGTATCCATCTTCAAATCATTTTTTACAATGAAACACAACTGCAAATATTGGAATCCGCACACTAAACAATCCGGATGTTCGGATAAGAGAaaaatcttatatatatatatatatacacatataatttaattaagtggttaaatgatatcggattcaagtgattttttgtggagattatctttgaatgaatatttacaaaaatagACGATTTGgattaatgaaatacaatatatGGTGGGCCCTACAAGTATGTCTTTCAATTGGATGACTCGGTCTATTGGAAGAATCTGGGCTTTGCAAATGTTAAAACCAAGAAATCTAATATTATTCTGAAATAACTTAATCTTTGTAGCAGAGACTACTAAACCATTTGACTTAATTATGTGCAAGAATTTATGCAGATGTTTCCAGTGCTGTTCTATAGACtctgaaaaaataagaacatcATCAATATAGACTATGGAAAAGTGACTGTAAGAATTAAAAAtctcattcattatattttgaaattcactCGGTGCATTCTTAAGACCAAAAGGCATGACGTTCCATTCATAATGGCCAAAAGGAGTAACAAAATCAGTTTTATATTTATCAGACTCATCAATCTGTATTTGCCAAAATCCACTCTTCACATCAAACTTGGAGAAAACAACAGCTCTACCTAAACGATTAATCAAATCTCTTTTATTAGGAATAGGGTAACGAATCCATTCTAACACAGTATTAAGTGGCTTATAATTAATAACTAATCGTGGTGATCCTCTTTCTAACTCAGCATTTTTCTGGACGTAAAAGCCAGGACAGGACCAAGGAGACTTACTCTtcctaattatatttttctgtaATAAATCATTAATCTCAGTTTTGCAAAATTCTATCATTTCGTGGCTCATTTGAATTGGTCTAGCTTTAGTAGgtctattttttttcagaaaagttCTTGATGTAAGGTAATCTCACAACATGATTCTTTCTGTGCCAAAAAGCAGTAGGTAAATTAGAACATATTTCAGATATTAGTTTTTTCTCAAATCTTTCAATTTCTTGTCGTAAAGTAGGACTACTTAATTGGGACTCAAATCTTTTAGTTTTAACTTCTTCTTGAAGGTGACTTAAATGATTAGTCTTATcattaattaaagtaattgtCTTAGAAAATTCATCTTTTTGTAAGTGCTTTAGTTTATGTAACTCAGATTGagttaaaaattcaaacttaactCTTTCTCCTAAATGATGTGAAACAACaccatcaaattcaacttgAAGAGGATAAAGTAATCTTATGAAAGGTAAACCTAGGATGACTTCATCAGTTATGTTTttgattaaaacaaaagggGTTTTAAAACAAATCTTATTTTGACATACATGGGCTTTTGGAATctcataatttaattgaagtaATTTTCCTGAAGCAGTGCTTAAAGATTCCTTAGATTTCTTATAATACTTAGTGGGAATTAGTCCTTCTTTAATACAATTAAGATCAGCTCCTGAATCAAATAAAGCAACTGTGTTAAACTCAAAGTTTTTAACAACTATGGTAACTTTGGAATACCATTTCCTAAAACTTACTTgtttaatcaaattaataGTTTGTTCTTCGTGGAAGGACCTGTCAGAATGTATTGGGCTACCAGGTTGACTGTTTGACTCAGAGGATTCTTTTTCTAACAAGGAAGTTAAACTCTgcttaatttcataattttcagtttgtaACCTGCAACTTAATTGttttaattcaattatttcttttttaattatttttacctCAGACTGCAAGTCTTGTAAAGAcaactcttttttcttattaaaccGTTCTAAAGTAGTATTGAGACTTATTGAGGGACTCAAAAGATGACTCGTACTTGTTTCCTGggtaataattttttttagcttTTTTAGGTATTCGGATTTTAACTCGGGGTTTTCtattttactaattaaatCGATTAATaactcttcttgttcttcttgctTAGTTAAGATAGAGAGTGAGTTTAGAGTGTTACAGCATTTATCTCTACATCCTAATTGGACTCGGGGAGAACTTAATTGAGATGTCGAGGACTCATAGTTGTCTGACTTAGTATTGTTAACCATGATTTCTTTTTCGCTTGACTCAGAGTTACATAATTCAAGGACTTTAATTAGATTAGCTCTTTCCTCTTCTGTAATTTGTAATTGTCGGATATCATCTTTTACTTTACACTCATTAGCATAATGACCAAatttttgacatttaaaacattttacTTTACTCTTGTCGGTTCTTTTCTTAAAGTGGCTACCTTTCTTATCTTTTGGTACATTGGACCTCTTTCTCTTaggataatattttcttttcgtgTAAAAATCATTAGACTCATTATTGTGTTGataagattttctttttctttcataatgGCGTTTTTGACGGATATGACGGGGAGaactatacttattttttctGGAAGGAGGGGTGGCAATTAGACCATATTGTTCACAGAAATTACCTAGCTCATATTTAGCAGATTTTCGTTCAGATTgaatttgtttattaattttcatatCTATACATATTTTCATACCTTCTTGGTTGATTGTACTAATTATATTACCATAAGTTAAATTATCATAATCAATGTGTCCGGACTCATTACTCAAGACTGTTCTAATTTTATGGGCAAATAAATGTGGTAAACcattaataaattttctttccaaaaggCTTGATTACTATCTTCTCTTAACATTACTCTGGAAATAAAGACATCTTTATACCATCTAAAATCGCTTAATTGAGGGAATCTTAAATTACTTAGTTGATCATGTATTCTGGCCTGTGTATGACTAGGTGTTCTATAAAATGTTCAACTATGGTGTACAAAAGGCAGTTGACTCTGTCTTTTATACCGCGGCCTATATTTTGGTCAAATAAAGGAAGACCTTCTTCATCAGACTTAACTGCATGAATTAAATTATTTCGCGATTCATTGGTTAAATGCTTATCCCACCAAGAACGTAAGGTTCCGGTGAAACCAGTTTCTAATAATGGAACTATCTCAGATTGACGCAAACTGTGATTAGTTATATAACTATTAGCAACCATGGACATATgagttaatttatttattatctctTGCTCAGATAAACCATCTATATTCCATTCATATAATTtatcagaagaaacagagaaTTGACtcaaattatttctttcttctaatTGGATATCAGGAGGTGTAGGCTTAGGATACCAGTTTTTTGTTAAACTAGTAGGATTAACTCTATTAGTTAATCTTTTGACTTTTAACTCAGACTCTAATTCTAAATTTTTgaatgcattttcaattttggaaaTATTACTAGACTCAATGGTTTCCATGCTGTCATTAGACTGGCTGTCATTAGACTCACTATCCGAATGAATGACTAAGGCTGTAGAGGATTCTAGGATTTTAAGACCAGACTTCTCAGGTTTAACAGGAGTTAATTGTTCAAGCATTCCTTCAATTCTTTTCATAGTGGTAGAGGTCCTAAGCGAATGTGCAGGTTTCAAATCTTGGAATTGAACTAAAGGTTTTTCTTTAATCTTAAGTTTTGGCTCAGAAGGGAGAAACTTATCAACTTTGGTTTCTATCTTGTCTAGTTGTCTTCCTATGACAACTAAGCTTTGGTTGGTGTAATTATTTtgctcaattaattttttatcatTGTCTTGGCCAGCAATTTTGAAGGGGGCTGCAATGACTTTGGACGTGCCATAAGGAATGACTATTTTTTCAACTAGGGGGTGACTAGAAATAATTTCAGATTGGTCTTCTTTTAcccatttttctttagttaAAGTTTTTAACTCATTTGAAATATAACGGCTTTCTACGAAATCAAGGTAACAAATCTCAACTCTAGCAGATCGCATATAATCTTTCCAAGcattaaagtttttttgtctttcatttttatcagAAATTATCCTATGGTAGTTATCTTTTCTAGACTTATGCTCAGGATGATGAAAGTGATCATCtaattttttccaattaatCTTGAAAGGCTTGGATTTCTTAAGAACTCTTAATTGTTGATCTAACACGTGGGCAGTAATTTCACTAGCAAGGAAATCTGACTGAGTAGG
The window above is part of the Prunus dulcis chromosome 1, ALMONDv2, whole genome shotgun sequence genome. Proteins encoded here:
- the LOC117614690 gene encoding 1-aminocyclopropane-1-carboxylate oxidase homolog 1-like isoform X1, whose translation is MVSGNSRNQDRLQQLKAFDESKAGVKGIVDGGITKIPPIFVRPQEDSAGDGPSSGQPTQTQFSIPVVDLADTAGRHDDVVARVRLAAETVGFFQVVNHGIPKRVLKEMLKAARDFHELPREVKAEYYRTGPGWTVKFGSNFDLYKSRFANWRDSLLCVMGPDPIDPQEFPVVCRDITMEYSEQVDKLGVTLFELLSEALGLKSEYLIGMDCAKGPVIVSHYYPPCPEPELTMGTSQHSDPSFLTILLQDHVGGLQVLCENQWIDVPPVAEALVVNIGDLLQLISNDKFISVNHRVLAKNEGPRISVGCFFRHFSPGNSLSRLYEPINELTSKENPPIYRQTTLNDFLVYYYKKGLNGVSALDYFKL
- the LOC117614690 gene encoding 1-aminocyclopropane-1-carboxylate oxidase homolog 1-like isoform X2, with amino-acid sequence MVSGNSRNQDRLQQLKAFDESKAGVKGIVDGGITKIPPIFVRPQEDSAGDGPSSGQPTQTQFSIPVVDLADTAGRHDDVVARVRLAAETVGFFQVVNHGIPKRVLKEMLKAARDFHELPREVKAEYYRTGPGWTVKFGSNFDLYKSRFANWRDSLLCVMGPDPIDPQEFPVVCRDITMEYSEQVDKLGVTLFELLSEALGLKSEYLIVSHYYPPCPEPELTMGTSQHSDPSFLTILLQDHVGGLQVLCENQWIDVPPVAEALVVNIGDLLQLISNDKFISVNHRVLAKNEGPRISVGCFFRHFSPGNSLSRLYEPINELTSKENPPIYRQTTLNDFLVYYYKKGLNGVSALDYFKL